One window from the genome of Butyrivibrio proteoclasticus B316 encodes:
- a CDS encoding ABC-F family ATP-binding cassette domain-containing protein, with the protein MNILNVENVSKTYMSKPVLSDVSVGISDTDKIGVVGTNGTGKSTLLSIVAGVTEPDSGQIVANNGLRISYLPQNPVFDMDKSLLENIADTIYAGGDHWDKMGEIKANLAKFGIDDPECNPSILSGGQKKRAALVAAIMTPSDLLILDEPTNHLDSGMIEWLEDFLQHFRGALLMITHDRYFLDEVTNQILEIDKGSVYRYESNYSGFLELKQQRLDYEQAAERKAQSLYRKDLAWMLRGARARSTKQKAHIQRFEELRDRQKPEEERFVELSSLPSRMGNKTIILENISKSYEGKKLFKDFSYTFNKLDRIGIIGPNGCGKSTFLKCIIGMVEPDTGTVEIGQTIKIGYFGQENEALDESKRVIDYIKDTAEFIRTAEGLVSASVMCERFLFTPDMQYAPIAKLSGGEKRRLYLLRVLMEQPNVIILDEPTNDLDIQTLRILEDYLDGFAGIIITVSHDRYFLDRVVTRIFAFEPDGSLYQSEGGYSDYVVHKNGLEDADAATDSGNRKKSGNASGNNSAGSNNGDDQDVKSNGKYRAPREKTKLSYKEQREYDTIEEEIEKLEQKSEELEAQIAEAATDYPRLVALSKEKEEVDAEIERKMDRYVELQDMVDSFSK; encoded by the coding sequence ATGAATATTTTAAACGTAGAAAATGTATCAAAAACATATATGTCCAAGCCTGTTCTCAGTGATGTATCGGTGGGAATAAGCGATACGGACAAGATAGGTGTGGTTGGAACCAATGGTACAGGCAAATCAACTCTTTTATCGATAGTTGCAGGGGTTACAGAGCCTGATAGTGGGCAGATAGTTGCAAATAATGGGCTTAGAATTTCATATCTTCCGCAGAACCCTGTGTTTGACATGGACAAGAGCCTTTTGGAAAATATAGCAGACACAATTTATGCAGGAGGCGATCATTGGGACAAGATGGGCGAGATCAAGGCTAATCTCGCCAAGTTTGGAATAGATGATCCGGAGTGCAATCCATCTATTTTATCCGGTGGACAGAAAAAGAGAGCTGCGCTTGTAGCGGCAATCATGACACCATCAGATCTTTTGATCCTGGATGAGCCTACTAACCATCTGGATTCCGGTATGATAGAGTGGCTTGAGGATTTCTTGCAGCATTTCAGAGGAGCACTCCTGATGATCACTCATGACAGATACTTTTTGGACGAAGTAACCAATCAGATTCTGGAGATCGATAAAGGCAGTGTTTATCGCTATGAATCAAATTATTCAGGCTTCTTGGAGCTTAAGCAGCAGAGACTTGATTATGAGCAGGCTGCGGAGAGAAAAGCCCAATCGCTTTATCGCAAGGATCTGGCCTGGATGCTCAGAGGTGCAAGAGCCCGTTCTACCAAGCAGAAAGCTCATATTCAAAGATTTGAGGAGCTTCGTGACAGGCAAAAGCCAGAAGAGGAGAGATTTGTAGAGCTCAGTTCGCTTCCCAGCAGAATGGGGAATAAGACAATTATCCTTGAGAATATATCTAAATCCTATGAAGGGAAGAAACTTTTTAAAGACTTTTCCTATACCTTCAATAAGCTTGACAGAATAGGAATAATCGGGCCTAACGGCTGTGGCAAATCTACATTTTTAAAATGTATTATTGGCATGGTAGAACCTGATACAGGCACGGTAGAGATTGGCCAGACCATCAAGATAGGCTATTTTGGACAGGAAAATGAAGCCCTTGATGAGAGCAAAAGAGTTATAGACTATATCAAGGATACTGCGGAGTTTATCAGGACTGCAGAAGGACTTGTTTCTGCATCTGTAATGTGTGAGAGATTTCTTTTTACACCGGATATGCAGTATGCGCCTATAGCTAAGCTCTCCGGAGGGGAAAAGAGAAGACTGTATCTGCTAAGGGTTCTGATGGAACAACCTAATGTTATTATTCTTGATGAGCCTACTAACGATCTTGATATTCAGACACTCAGGATCCTGGAGGATTATCTTGACGGATTTGCAGGCATTATCATTACTGTCAGTCACGATAGATATTTTCTTGACCGAGTGGTTACAAGAATTTTTGCTTTTGAACCTGATGGAAGCCTGTATCAGAGCGAAGGCGGCTATTCAGATTATGTGGTTCACAAAAATGGGCTGGAAGATGCAGATGCTGCCACGGATTCCGGTAATAGGAAAAAGTCAGGAAATGCAAGTGGGAACAATAGTGCCGGCAGTAATAACGGTGACGATCAAGACGTGAAGTCCAATGGAAAATATCGAGCTCCGCGTGAAAAGACCAAGCTTTCCTATAAGGAGCAAAGAGAGTACGACACTATCGAAGAAGAGATTGAAAAACTTGAGCAAAAGAGTGAAGAACTTGAAGCTCAGATAGCTGAAGCTGCCACAGATTATCCAAGGCTGGTAGCTCTCAGTAAGGAAAAAGAAGAAGTAGATGCCGAAATTGAGCGTAAAATGGATAGATATGTTGAGCTGCAGGATATGGTTGATAGTTTTTCTAAATAA
- a CDS encoding rhomboid family intramembrane serine protease: MKRLKVTFNSPVVLGFIFISFGVLALGFLTGNLSNQLLFMTYHSSLTNPLTYVRFFTHVFGHNGWEHYIGNAAYILLLGPMLEEKYGSKRIMQVIVITAMVTGLVNYILFWNVALCGASGVVFAFILLTSFTSFKNGEIPLTFILVAIIFIGQQIYDGLFLQDDISNLSHILGGVIGAVVGYRLNKK; encoded by the coding sequence ATGAAAAGACTAAAGGTAACATTTAACTCGCCAGTGGTTCTGGGGTTTATATTTATTAGCTTTGGAGTTTTAGCACTGGGATTCCTGACAGGAAATCTCAGTAACCAGCTTCTTTTTATGACGTATCATTCTTCGCTTACAAATCCATTAACATACGTAAGATTTTTTACACATGTCTTTGGCCATAATGGGTGGGAACATTATATTGGTAACGCTGCATATATTCTTTTGTTGGGACCAATGCTGGAGGAAAAGTATGGTTCTAAGAGGATTATGCAGGTAATCGTGATCACCGCCATGGTTACAGGGCTCGTAAATTACATATTATTCTGGAATGTAGCGCTTTGCGGTGCAAGTGGTGTTGTATTTGCATTTATCCTGCTTACTTCCTTTACAAGTTTTAAAAATGGTGAGATTCCTTTGACTTTTATACTTGTGGCGATTATCTTCATTGGACAACAAATATACGATGGATTATTTCTTCAGGATGATATTTCGAATCTTTCACATATCCTCGGAGGCGTTATCGGTGCAGTTGTCGGATATAGGCTGAATAAGAAATAA
- a CDS encoding C-GCAxxG-C-C family protein yields the protein MTRRELAMANFMEGYNCSQSIVLAFSDMLQLDKETLLKLASSFGGGMGRLREVCGSVSGMFMVIGLLYGYDGPETGQIKADHYARVQELAHKFEEKHGSIVCRELLGLSVRHDVPVPEARTVQYYQKRPCPEIIGDAAEILEQYINDNPVISRE from the coding sequence ATGACACGTAGAGAACTTGCAATGGCTAATTTTATGGAAGGATATAATTGTTCCCAATCAATTGTTTTAGCATTTTCTGATATGCTACAGCTTGATAAAGAAACGCTATTAAAGCTTGCATCATCATTTGGCGGTGGAATGGGACGACTTAGAGAGGTATGTGGTTCTGTCAGTGGAATGTTCATGGTGATAGGTTTGCTTTACGGCTATGATGGACCTGAAACCGGGCAGATTAAGGCAGATCACTACGCTAGAGTACAGGAGCTTGCTCATAAATTTGAAGAAAAACATGGATCTATAGTATGTCGTGAATTATTAGGACTGAGTGTTCGTCATGATGTACCTGTTCCGGAAGCAAGAACGGTCCAGTATTACCAAAAACGTCCATGTCCTGAGATAATAGGAGATGCAGCTGAAATACTGGAACAATATATAAATGATAATCCAGTGATCAGTAGAGAATAA
- a CDS encoding DUF4298 domain-containing protein → MNNSFNHISDMENIFDEVLDAQYLIENALKEYRNLQNKVRMIEDYYSSKQWIKDFEMDERGEIPPEVKRGVLSEDGIYRMLERNKEIMKMIGDD, encoded by the coding sequence ATGAACAATAGTTTTAATCATATTTCTGATATGGAGAATATTTTCGACGAAGTTTTGGATGCACAGTACCTCATAGAGAACGCGTTAAAAGAGTATAGAAACTTACAGAATAAAGTCAGAATGATTGAGGATTATTATAGCAGCAAACAGTGGATAAAAGATTTTGAGATGGATGAAAGAGGAGAGATTCCACCGGAAGTGAAACGTGGAGTACTTTCTGAAGATGGAATTTATAGAATGCTTGAGCGGAATAAGGAAATTATGAAAATGATTGGGGATGATTAG
- a CDS encoding bifunctional metallophosphatase/5'-nucleotidase, whose amino-acid sequence MKKVLKNVVSILLASALVFTTNVATITSHAANVVAEVKSIADVPADLSGKTIILHSNDVHGAIGRYPYIASVKQNFQGRGAEVILVDAGDYAQGTPYVAQTKGLDAIMAMNAAGYDIATIGNHEFDYGIPQVKANLAVAKFKTVCANILDANGNLFLTPNTMYTTKSGMKLGFFGVDTPETQTKSNPALIKGLTFLTKNDLYACGQQQIDTLKTQGADFVVCLSHLGVDSEAEREGISSNVFYKKTKGIDILIDGHSHTIMSAEDRKDPVTSTGTKLQSLGVVVIDNATKTVEDSYLLNYDKLQPEVTTEAVTTAIIKRVDREYNSVFAKSEVNLNGEKAPGNRTEETNMGNLVSEAMLWSVLQHEGSVTVDKDHVIALTNGGGLRAPIKAGDVTKKDINTVLPFGNTVAVVYVTGEQLLEALEASTFCTPEPVGGFPQTTGIKFTVNTAKSFAAGQAYPASTYHKPASINRVTIDSVNGQPFSKDDTYAVVTNNFVAAGGDTYYCFSSSGTTFDTGIPMDEAVMDYVKTQLHGVIGSEYSNPRGDVTIIK is encoded by the coding sequence ATGAAAAAGGTTTTAAAAAATGTAGTATCAATTTTACTTGCATCGGCACTGGTTTTTACAACAAATGTAGCTACTATTACTTCTCATGCTGCAAATGTTGTAGCGGAGGTAAAATCAATTGCTGATGTTCCCGCCGATCTTTCCGGCAAGACTATTATTCTTCATTCAAATGATGTACATGGTGCAATTGGACGATACCCTTACATTGCTTCAGTTAAGCAGAATTTTCAGGGCAGGGGAGCTGAGGTTATTCTTGTTGATGCAGGCGATTATGCACAGGGAACTCCATATGTTGCGCAGACTAAAGGATTAGATGCTATCATGGCAATGAATGCAGCTGGTTATGACATAGCCACTATAGGAAATCATGAATTTGACTACGGTATTCCACAGGTTAAGGCTAATCTTGCTGTAGCTAAGTTTAAAACAGTATGTGCTAATATTCTCGATGCTAACGGCAATTTATTTTTGACTCCTAATACTATGTATACAACAAAGTCTGGAATGAAACTTGGCTTTTTTGGTGTTGATACACCTGAAACACAGACAAAGTCAAATCCTGCTCTTATAAAGGGATTAACTTTCCTTACCAAGAACGACTTATATGCATGTGGACAGCAGCAAATTGATACCCTTAAAACTCAGGGAGCAGATTTTGTTGTTTGCCTTTCACATTTAGGCGTTGATAGTGAAGCAGAAAGAGAAGGTATTAGTAGTAATGTTTTCTATAAGAAAACAAAAGGAATTGACATTTTGATCGATGGACATTCACATACAATTATGTCTGCAGAAGACAGAAAGGACCCTGTTACTTCTACAGGAACAAAGCTACAGTCACTTGGTGTGGTAGTTATAGATAATGCAACCAAAACAGTTGAGGATAGTTATCTGTTAAATTACGATAAGCTTCAGCCAGAAGTTACTACAGAGGCTGTAACTACAGCTATCATTAAGAGAGTTGACAGAGAATACAATTCAGTATTTGCTAAGAGTGAAGTTAATCTTAATGGTGAAAAAGCTCCTGGAAATAGAACAGAAGAAACCAATATGGGTAACCTTGTTTCTGAAGCAATGCTGTGGTCTGTCCTTCAGCATGAGGGTTCTGTAACAGTTGATAAAGATCATGTTATAGCACTTACAAATGGTGGTGGACTTAGAGCTCCTATCAAGGCAGGAGATGTTACCAAGAAGGATATTAACACAGTTCTTCCTTTTGGAAATACAGTAGCTGTAGTATATGTAACAGGCGAGCAGCTTCTTGAAGCACTTGAAGCTTCTACATTCTGTACACCTGAGCCGGTAGGAGGATTCCCACAGACAACAGGAATTAAATTTACTGTTAACACAGCAAAGTCATTTGCTGCGGGTCAGGCTTACCCTGCTTCAACATATCATAAACCTGCAAGTATCAACAGAGTAACCATTGATAGTGTAAATGGTCAGCCATTTTCTAAGGATGATACATATGCTGTAGTAACTAATAATTTCGTTGCAGCCGGAGGAGATACATATTATTGTTTCAGTAGTTCAGGAACAACTTTTGACACGGGAATCCCTATGGATGAGGCTGTTATGGACTATGTAAAGACTCAGCTTCACGGAGTAATTGGTAGCGAGTATTCAAATCCTCGTGGAGACGTAACAATCATTAAATAA
- a CDS encoding NAD(P)H-dependent oxidoreductase: MSATKTILYVNACVRGESRTNKLAKRVLETFKGEIEEVKLSDLIEPIRSEGFITYRNHASEGKDFSDPAFAQALQFARADVIVIAAPYWDMSFPAILKAYFEQINVIGVTFEYTEEGFPRGLCRADKLVYVTTAGGPIISDKYGFGYVKALAENFYGIKEVIQIKAEGLDIVGADVLSILDDAYKKWDFKPLK; this comes from the coding sequence ATGAGTGCTACAAAAACTATATTGTATGTAAACGCATGCGTTCGTGGCGAATCAAGAACAAATAAACTGGCAAAACGTGTGTTGGAAACGTTTAAAGGGGAAATTGAAGAAGTAAAGTTGTCTGATCTGATTGAGCCAATCAGGTCAGAGGGCTTTATTACATATCGTAATCATGCAAGTGAGGGTAAAGACTTTTCTGATCCGGCCTTTGCTCAGGCACTTCAGTTTGCCAGGGCTGATGTCATAGTTATAGCGGCACCTTATTGGGATATGTCGTTTCCGGCTATTTTAAAGGCGTATTTCGAGCAGATAAATGTTATTGGAGTAACATTTGAATACACAGAGGAAGGATTTCCTAGAGGCTTGTGCAGAGCAGATAAGCTCGTATATGTAACTACAGCTGGCGGACCGATAATTTCTGATAAATATGGTTTTGGCTATGTTAAGGCTCTTGCAGAGAACTTTTATGGAATAAAAGAAGTTATCCAGATTAAGGCAGAAGGACTTGATATTGTTGGCGCAGATGTATTATCTATTTTAGATGATGCATATAAGAAATGGGATTTTAAGCCGCTAAAATAG
- a CDS encoding GH39 family glycosyl hydrolase, translating into MKMGKITVDPNCRIKFNNNVDYCVGTGRLGLALTEEYLKELEFVQKMIGFSYIRGHGLFSDDVSIYHEYEENGETKVEYNYTYIDRIIDSYLKLGIRPYLELGFMPGQLASGTQTIFYWKGNTTPPKDYKKWTDMVIALLVHLKKRYGEEVTSWPIEVWNEPNLPGFWYKADMEEYFKLFKETFLAIKEYDSRFKVGGPAICGVNDAVWIKAFLSFCKREGLRPDRITRHHYTVEFPERIGHYDYSKLEDSEMRFANLKSTRDIVDSYDEFKGLPIHLTEFSTSYTPKGVIHDTNINAAYLARQLSRLGDDNEAYSYWTFGDVFEEQGVPDSLFHGGFGMVAAGNIPKPTFWTFYFYKQLKLFSDECVYRDDNAVIVKKDNGYSGILWNIDEEDEIRELLMEVTDSSDYTLITKTVDENCCNPLKLWHDIGEPAYPTHAETELIKSAAWPLTESTVISAKDGVVSSQITVNRNGVVYFTLTKRQLTSDRGYDYDKVVSYH; encoded by the coding sequence ATGAAAATGGGGAAAATTACAGTAGATCCAAACTGCAGGATAAAGTTTAACAATAATGTGGACTACTGTGTTGGTACAGGTCGATTAGGGCTTGCGCTCACTGAAGAATATTTAAAAGAGCTGGAATTTGTTCAGAAGATGATAGGCTTCTCATATATAAGAGGCCATGGTCTTTTTTCTGATGATGTCTCTATTTATCATGAATACGAAGAAAATGGAGAAACAAAAGTAGAATATAACTATACTTATATTGATAGAATTATTGATAGCTATCTAAAGCTTGGTATAAGGCCGTATTTGGAACTTGGTTTTATGCCCGGGCAGCTTGCAAGCGGAACTCAGACTATTTTTTATTGGAAGGGAAATACCACACCGCCCAAGGACTACAAGAAGTGGACAGACATGGTGATTGCTCTTCTGGTGCATCTCAAAAAGCGCTATGGAGAAGAGGTTACAAGCTGGCCTATCGAAGTCTGGAATGAACCAAATCTTCCTGGATTCTGGTACAAAGCGGATATGGAAGAATATTTTAAGCTGTTCAAAGAAACATTTCTGGCAATTAAAGAATATGACTCACGGTTTAAGGTAGGTGGACCAGCAATTTGCGGAGTTAATGATGCCGTGTGGATTAAAGCTTTTCTTTCTTTTTGTAAAAGGGAAGGACTTCGTCCTGATCGGATAACAAGGCATCATTACACAGTTGAATTCCCTGAGCGAATTGGACATTATGACTATTCCAAGTTGGAAGACTCTGAGATGCGTTTTGCGAACCTAAAGTCTACAAGGGATATTGTGGATTCTTACGATGAATTTAAGGGACTTCCAATCCACCTTACAGAATTCAGCACATCATACACACCCAAAGGGGTAATCCACGATACCAATATCAATGCAGCTTATCTTGCACGACAATTATCGAGACTCGGTGATGACAACGAAGCATATTCTTACTGGACTTTCGGTGATGTGTTTGAGGAACAGGGGGTACCGGATTCTCTTTTCCATGGAGGATTTGGAATGGTAGCAGCAGGTAATATACCAAAGCCTACCTTTTGGACTTTCTATTTTTATAAACAGCTCAAGTTATTCAGCGATGAATGTGTTTATAGAGATGATAACGCAGTTATAGTCAAAAAAGACAATGGCTACTCTGGAATCCTGTGGAATATTGATGAGGAAGATGAAATCAGGGAACTTTTGATGGAAGTGACAGATAGTTCAGATTATACGCTTATTACAAAAACAGTTGATGAAAACTGTTGCAATCCATTGAAACTCTGGCATGATATCGGCGAACCGGCTTATCCAACGCATGCAGAGACTGAGCTAATTAAGAGCGCTGCGTGGCCATTGACAGAAAGTACAGTTATATCAGCAAAAGACGGAGTTGTGAGTAGTCAGATTACTGTAAACAGAAATGGAGTAGTATATTTTACTCTCACAAAGAGGCAGCTTACATCGGATCGCGGATATGATTATGACAAGGTAGTTTCCTACCACTAA
- a CDS encoding ATP-dependent helicase: MELLEQLNHAQKEAVISTEGYIRVIAGAGSGKTRALSTRFAYLVNGLGIMPGHILCVTFTNKSANEMRQRIHALTGDNDTGYINTFHGFCVSVLQEDSHAVQYPKNFLVLDNSDIDDMLKIIYEERGLSLRDMTFSSARDMFEIRKLFEEPEYYLDMLTMPLETLKDKYDQATEVKDILFYGYLYQEKKCFGLDYNDLIKFTLYIFRENPDIKLKWQKRLEYIMIDEFQDIDSLQYELMEVLAGYHKNLFIVGDPDQTIYTWRGANVKYLLDFDQNFPSVKTIMMNDNYRSTPQILYAVNSLIDKNRYRIKKDLLPTIAEGESVLCHLAPNTTEEADWITGEILVLKGLGVQYKDITILYRAHYVTRTIEEGLMKEKIPYTIYSGVQFFGRTEIKDALCYLRMLVYRDDISFRRIANVPKRNLGKRRMSFLEQYAADNKCSLYAALHENLDNELFKGTKAGKFIDLIEHFAASYEGLPVSEVLAKILNNSGYEEMLRTEGAQDRLDNLAELKQSVFEYETTCGEEVGLEDYLKHIALFTNADSDAGDQDKVRLMTVHAAKGLEFPYVFLCGMNEGIFPSRKVRTLEGMEEERRLAFVAMTRAQKRLFITEAGGNTFEGIPRYPSRFIMDIDPELLEFTEKPDDNMIKAVRKFIDNDSRHLKGAEKLNLLEKGQRVKHAILGIGTVLDINLDEESYLIKFDEMDTPRQISMKVNLAKED, encoded by the coding sequence ATGGAATTATTAGAACAGCTCAACCATGCTCAAAAAGAGGCTGTAATTAGTACAGAAGGATATATTCGGGTAATAGCAGGTGCTGGAAGTGGCAAGACCAGAGCGCTTTCCACGCGCTTTGCATATCTTGTTAATGGCCTTGGCATTATGCCGGGGCATATTCTGTGCGTTACATTTACCAATAAATCTGCCAACGAGATGAGACAGCGAATACATGCACTTACCGGAGACAATGATACTGGGTATATCAATACCTTTCATGGATTTTGTGTATCGGTTCTTCAGGAAGATTCTCATGCAGTGCAGTATCCCAAGAATTTTCTGGTTCTTGATAATTCCGATATTGATGATATGCTCAAGATCATCTATGAAGAGAGAGGGCTGTCTCTTAGAGATATGACCTTTAGTTCAGCTCGAGATATGTTTGAGATCAGGAAGCTCTTCGAGGAACCTGAGTACTATTTAGATATGCTTACAATGCCGCTTGAAACGCTCAAGGATAAATATGATCAAGCGACAGAAGTTAAGGATATCTTGTTTTATGGCTATCTCTATCAAGAGAAGAAGTGCTTTGGACTTGATTATAACGACCTTATCAAGTTTACTCTTTATATATTCAGGGAGAATCCGGACATCAAGCTTAAATGGCAGAAAAGGCTTGAATACATTATGATCGACGAATTTCAGGATATTGACAGTCTGCAGTACGAGTTGATGGAGGTTTTGGCAGGTTATCACAAGAACCTGTTTATAGTAGGTGATCCGGATCAGACTATCTATACATGGCGCGGAGCCAATGTTAAGTATCTCTTGGACTTTGATCAGAACTTTCCTAGTGTTAAGACTATCATGATGAATGATAATTACAGGTCAACTCCACAGATACTTTATGCTGTCAATTCTCTTATAGACAAGAATCGCTATAGGATTAAAAAGGATCTGTTGCCTACTATTGCAGAAGGGGAGAGTGTCCTGTGCCATCTTGCCCCTAATACCACAGAAGAGGCTGACTGGATAACCGGTGAAATTCTTGTTCTGAAGGGTCTTGGCGTTCAGTACAAGGATATTACAATTTTATATAGAGCACATTATGTTACCAGAACTATAGAGGAAGGACTCATGAAAGAGAAAATTCCTTACACGATATATTCTGGAGTTCAGTTTTTTGGAAGGACAGAAATCAAGGATGCCCTGTGTTACCTTAGAATGCTGGTTTACAGGGATGATATTTCTTTTCGCCGTATTGCCAATGTCCCCAAGAGGAATCTTGGTAAAAGAAGGATGAGCTTTCTGGAACAATACGCTGCAGATAACAAGTGCTCTCTGTATGCTGCTTTGCATGAAAATCTGGATAATGAGCTGTTTAAAGGCACTAAGGCTGGGAAGTTCATTGACCTCATCGAGCATTTTGCAGCGAGCTATGAAGGACTTCCTGTGTCTGAAGTTCTGGCCAAAATATTAAATAACAGTGGTTATGAAGAAATGCTCAGAACAGAGGGAGCTCAGGACAGACTTGATAATCTTGCGGAGCTCAAACAGTCTGTATTTGAATATGAAACTACCTGTGGAGAAGAAGTTGGTCTTGAAGATTACCTCAAGCATATTGCGCTTTTTACCAACGCGGATTCAGATGCCGGAGATCAGGACAAAGTAAGACTTATGACTGTGCATGCGGCTAAGGGACTTGAGTTTCCTTATGTCTTCTTGTGCGGTATGAATGAGGGTATATTCCCTTCCAGAAAAGTTCGCACTTTGGAGGGAATGGAAGAAGAGAGAAGGCTGGCATTTGTTGCTATGACAAGAGCCCAGAAGAGACTCTTTATCACTGAGGCTGGTGGGAATACATTTGAGGGAATTCCCAGGTATCCCTCCAGATTTATCATGGATATAGATCCGGAATTGCTGGAATTTACCGAGAAACCTGATGACAATATGATCAAAGCTGTCAGGAAATTTATAGATAATGACAGTAGGCACCTTAAGGGCGCAGAGAAGCTGAACCTATTGGAAAAGGGGCAGCGTGTAAAACATGCTATTCTGGGAATTGGGACAGTTCTTGATATAAATTTGGATGAGGAGAGTTATCTGATCAAATTCGATGAAATGGATACTCCGAGACAGATTTCAATGAAGGTTAACCTGGCAAAAGAAGACTGA
- a CDS encoding GlsB/YeaQ/YmgE family stress response membrane protein: MGLIWGLILGAIAGLIASKLMNENSGLIKNILLGVGGGFVGGLVFKLIGFAATGLIGSLIVSIVGACICIWAGRKLFK, translated from the coding sequence ATGGGACTTATATGGGGACTTATACTTGGAGCTATCGCTGGACTTATTGCAAGTAAGCTGATGAATGAGAACTCAGGATTGATTAAAAATATTCTTCTTGGAGTTGGAGGCGGTTTTGTAGGCGGTTTGGTATTTAAGCTTATAGGATTTGCTGCTACAGGACTGATTGGAAGCCTGATTGTATCTATAGTTGGAGCTTGCATTTGTATCTGGGCTGGAAGAAAGCTTTTTAAGTAA